Proteins encoded in a region of the Flavobacteriaceae bacterium HL-DH10 genome:
- a CDS encoding methylmalonyl-CoA mutase family protein, translating into METNKKTLFSDFNPVTKAAWMEKVNVDLKGADFNRKLVWKNLNKLEFQPFYNTEDALEYLPNTGQNSQDLINYRAICVASAEDGNKAALKAVKEGVTGLLFHMKDPVSAAILLSEVDINKIAVSFALDNNVIGFAKDFFAFAEQNLDNSKNLRGYFDLEIISEYLTKGSLDTSKFETLEALLKLGASYSEFKTIFVSGTTFLDAGSNQVQEVAYTLNALVYLIEQCLDKGLDVEPIFNNLHIQLAIGSEYFIEIAKFRAFNSLLNAVANQFGVTQFKHALTAKTSVWSKSVTDAHTNLLRATTEAMSAILGNVDGVFIDAYDKEFNNASDFSSRIAGNISTILKEESYFGKVANPVDGSYFIEEASTKIAKKGLELFKAIEAQGGFYNAFESEFIQQQIAEIRQEKIKLISQRRLPMVGVNKYPNLMETVPSDILSSGDTSNSKVLTPRRASLEIEAIRKVTEQFVDETNKRPIVELTSYGNLTMRKARAAFSYDFIGVSGFEVWQEKSYEDAIEAAKTSALSDSDVVVICSSDPDYDESALAFVETFRSLNTDKVLLLAGNPVSIVDALNEAGLDGYIHLKSDVIQTISSVQNKIQKKIKSLQV; encoded by the coding sequence ATGGAAACTAATAAAAAAACACTTTTTTCAGATTTCAATCCTGTTACTAAAGCGGCATGGATGGAGAAAGTAAATGTCGATTTAAAAGGTGCAGATTTCAATAGAAAATTAGTTTGGAAAAACTTAAATAAATTAGAATTTCAACCTTTTTATAATACAGAAGATGCTTTAGAGTATCTTCCTAATACCGGCCAGAATTCACAAGACTTAATTAATTATAGAGCCATTTGTGTGGCTTCTGCCGAAGATGGAAACAAGGCCGCTTTAAAAGCGGTTAAAGAAGGGGTTACCGGACTCTTGTTTCATATGAAAGATCCTGTTTCTGCAGCTATTCTTTTGAGCGAAGTAGATATTAATAAAATTGCCGTTTCGTTTGCTTTAGATAATAACGTTATCGGTTTTGCTAAAGATTTTTTTGCTTTTGCAGAGCAGAATTTAGACAATTCTAAAAACCTTAGAGGATATTTCGATTTAGAAATAATTTCAGAATATCTCACTAAAGGAAGTTTGGATACAAGCAAGTTTGAAACTTTAGAAGCGCTTTTAAAATTAGGAGCGTCGTATTCGGAATTTAAAACCATTTTTGTTTCTGGAACCACATTTTTAGATGCGGGTTCTAATCAAGTTCAAGAAGTGGCATATACGTTAAATGCTTTAGTGTATTTAATTGAACAATGTTTAGATAAAGGTCTTGATGTAGAGCCTATATTTAATAATTTGCATATTCAATTGGCTATAGGTTCAGAGTATTTTATTGAGATAGCTAAGTTTAGAGCATTTAATAGTTTATTGAATGCTGTAGCAAATCAATTTGGTGTTACGCAATTCAAACATGCTTTAACAGCTAAAACATCTGTTTGGAGTAAATCGGTAACCGATGCCCATACCAATTTGTTAAGAGCAACTACAGAAGCTATGTCTGCCATTCTAGGGAATGTAGATGGTGTGTTTATTGATGCTTATGATAAAGAATTTAATAACGCATCCGATTTTTCAAGTAGAATTGCTGGAAATATTTCAACCATTTTAAAAGAGGAATCTTATTTTGGTAAAGTAGCAAACCCTGTTGACGGTTCTTATTTTATAGAAGAAGCAAGTACTAAAATTGCTAAAAAAGGATTAGAGCTTTTTAAAGCTATTGAAGCTCAAGGCGGATTTTATAACGCGTTTGAAAGTGAGTTTATTCAACAACAAATTGCCGAAATACGTCAAGAGAAAATAAAGCTGATAAGCCAAAGAAGACTGCCAATGGTTGGGGTAAATAAATATCCTAATCTTATGGAGACAGTGCCTTCAGATATTCTTTCTTCTGGTGATACTTCCAATTCAAAAGTATTAACACCAAGAAGGGCATCATTAGAAATTGAAGCCATAAGAAAGGTAACCGAGCAATTTGTTGATGAAACAAACAAACGTCCTATTGTAGAACTCACCAGTTATGGTAACTTAACCATGCGAAAAGCAAGAGCTGCTTTCTCATATGATTTTATAGGTGTTTCTGGATTTGAAGTATGGCAAGAAAAAAGCTATGAGGACGCCATAGAAGCTGCAAAAACTAGTGCCTTATCAGATTCTGATGTGGTGGTTATTTGTAGTTCAGATCCTGATTACGATGAAAGTGCTTTAGCATTTGTAGAAACATTTAGGTCACTTAATACAGATAAAGTACTTTTGTTAGCAGGCAACCCTGTAAGTATTGTTGATGCATTAAATGAAGCTGGATTAGATGGTTACATTCATTTAAAATCGGATGTGATACAAACAATTTCAAGTGTTCAGAATAAAATTCAAAAAAAAATTAAATCTTTACAAGTATGA
- a CDS encoding acetyl-CoA hydrolase/transferase C-terminal domain-containing protein → MKIPNVMSASEAVKLIKSGNRVLIQGGSATPQTLIKAMVERAPELRKVEICHLHTEGECGYTNPELRESFHTSAFFIGGNVRKMVGNTVDYIPIFLSDIPSLFRDGYMDLDVVLVNVSPPDKHGFCSLGVSVDIVISAIEKGKTVIAQINSRMPRTFGDALVHVNKFDACVIVEEEIYEMKFVAPTEQEKAIGKNIAGIIEDGATLQMGIGGIPNAVLTFLHNHKNLGIHTEMFSEGIVDLVEKGIVNGSQKKVNPYKIISGFAMGTRRLYDFMDDNPEIEMNDIAYVNDTAIIRQNPKVTAINSAIEIDFTGQVCADSIGTRMFSGVGGQMDFMRGAALSKGGKPIIAITSTTLKGVSKIVPALKSGAGVVTTRAHARYVATEYGIAELFGRTLKQRAEALRDIAHPDHRAELDQAIFERFGSNSVMV, encoded by the coding sequence ATGAAAATTCCAAATGTAATGTCAGCTTCCGAAGCTGTCAAGCTTATAAAATCAGGAAATAGAGTGTTAATTCAAGGCGGCTCTGCAACACCTCAAACTTTAATTAAAGCGATGGTAGAGCGTGCACCCGAACTTAGAAAAGTTGAAATTTGCCATTTACATACAGAAGGAGAATGCGGATATACAAATCCGGAATTAAGAGAAAGTTTTCATACCAGTGCCTTCTTTATTGGAGGTAATGTTAGAAAAATGGTAGGAAATACTGTTGATTATATTCCAATCTTTTTAAGTGATATTCCAAGTTTATTCCGTGATGGATATATGGATTTAGATGTCGTTCTTGTAAACGTATCGCCACCAGATAAACATGGTTTTTGTTCTTTAGGTGTCTCTGTAGATATTGTGATATCTGCCATTGAAAAAGGCAAAACAGTTATAGCGCAAATAAACTCTAGAATGCCACGTACTTTTGGAGATGCACTGGTTCATGTAAATAAATTTGATGCTTGCGTTATAGTAGAAGAGGAAATTTATGAAATGAAATTTGTGGCTCCAACAGAGCAAGAAAAAGCTATTGGAAAGAATATTGCAGGAATTATTGAAGATGGCGCAACGCTTCAAATGGGTATAGGTGGTATTCCTAATGCGGTTTTAACTTTTCTTCATAATCATAAAAATTTAGGCATTCACACAGAAATGTTCTCTGAAGGGATTGTCGATTTAGTTGAAAAAGGAATCGTTAACGGTTCACAAAAAAAGGTGAATCCTTATAAAATTATATCTGGATTTGCTATGGGAACAAGACGTTTATATGATTTTATGGATGATAATCCTGAAATAGAAATGAATGATATCGCTTATGTGAATGATACCGCTATTATTCGTCAAAATCCAAAAGTAACTGCTATTAATTCGGCTATCGAAATAGATTTTACAGGTCAGGTTTGTGCCGATTCCATAGGAACTAGAATGTTCTCTGGTGTTGGTGGACAAATGGACTTTATGCGTGGTGCGGCTTTATCAAAAGGAGGTAAGCCAATTATTGCAATTACATCAACCACCTTAAAAGGGGTTTCTAAAATAGTACCAGCATTAAAATCAGGAGCAGGTGTGGTTACCACAAGAGCTCATGCTAGATATGTTGCAACAGAGTATGGTATTGCCGAATTATTTGGAAGAACCTTAAAACAACGTGCAGAAGCACTTAGAGATATTGCGCATCCAGATCATAGAGCTGAATTAGATCAAGCTATTTTTGAGCGTTTTGGAAGCAATAGTGTTATGGTTTAA
- a CDS encoding sodium ion-translocating decarboxylase subunit beta, with amino-acid sequence MKKVILIFGVLSLLIFARPVLGLTSNASTSSVSTTLVESESAAEESFVSEAINGIQQFYQYTGFANAESGNIIMILVGIIFIYLGIKFDYEPLLLIPIGTGVIIGNIPFVVGNQTGIYEAGSVLNYLYFGVVKGVYPPLIFLGIGAMTDFSSLIANPKLMLLGAAAQIGVFATFLGALYLGFNLPEAGAIGIIGGADGPTAIFLSSKLANGINVLADGTTVKNLIGPIAIAAYSYMALVPVIQPPIMKLLTSKKERLIRMKPPRAVSQKEKMIFPVVALLLTTFISPSALPLLGMLFFGNLLKESGRTERLADTARTKLIDIVTILLGVTVGASTQADIFITKDSMMIFALGAISFVIATCGGLLFAKFMNLFLKGDEKLNPLIGAAGVSAVPDSARVVHAEGLKADPQNYLLMHAMAPNVAGVIGSAIAAGIILSFLG; translated from the coding sequence ATGAAGAAAGTAATATTAATATTTGGAGTTCTATCGCTACTTATTTTTGCTAGACCAGTTTTAGGGTTAACTTCTAATGCTTCAACATCATCAGTGTCTACCACCTTAGTAGAATCAGAAAGTGCTGCTGAAGAAAGTTTTGTTTCAGAAGCAATAAACGGGATACAACAGTTTTATCAATATACAGGTTTTGCAAATGCAGAATCGGGTAATATTATCATGATTTTAGTCGGTATTATTTTTATATACCTCGGCATTAAATTTGATTACGAACCACTCTTATTAATTCCAATTGGAACAGGGGTAATTATAGGTAATATTCCATTTGTAGTTGGAAACCAAACAGGGATTTATGAAGCTGGATCGGTATTAAATTATCTTTATTTTGGCGTAGTTAAAGGTGTTTATCCGCCACTTATATTTTTAGGAATTGGTGCCATGACCGATTTCTCATCGCTTATTGCAAATCCTAAGCTAATGCTTTTAGGAGCTGCTGCGCAAATAGGAGTATTTGCGACGTTTTTAGGAGCATTGTATTTAGGGTTTAATCTTCCAGAAGCGGGTGCTATTGGTATTATTGGAGGAGCCGATGGTCCAACGGCCATATTCCTTTCCTCAAAATTAGCGAATGGTATTAATGTGTTAGCAGATGGTACCACGGTTAAAAACTTGATAGGCCCAATTGCTATTGCGGCATATTCATATATGGCTTTAGTACCAGTAATTCAGCCCCCAATAATGAAGTTGTTAACTTCAAAAAAAGAACGATTAATTAGAATGAAACCTCCTAGAGCGGTTTCACAAAAGGAAAAAATGATTTTTCCAGTAGTAGCATTATTATTAACCACGTTTATATCGCCTAGTGCATTACCGTTATTAGGTATGCTATTCTTCGGAAATTTACTTAAAGAATCGGGAAGAACAGAAAGACTTGCAGATACAGCTCGTACAAAATTAATTGATATTGTAACTATTCTTTTAGGTGTAACGGTTGGTGCTTCAACACAAGCCGATATATTTATTACCAAAGATTCTATGATGATATTTGCTTTAGGTGCCATTTCATTTGTAATAGCAACTTGTGGCGGTTTACTATTTGCAAAGTTCATGAATCTATTCCTTAAAGGCGACGAAAAATTAAATCCGCTAATAGGAGCAGCTGGTGTTTCTGCAGTTCCAGATAGTGCGAGGGTAGTACATGCTGAAGGGCTTAAAGCCGATCCGCAAAACTATTTATTGATGCACGCGATGGCACCAAACGTAGCAGGTGTTATTGGATCTGCAATTGCAGCAGGTATTATATTAAGTTTCTTAGGATAG
- a CDS encoding biotin/lipoyl-containing protein → MKNFTFKINENSYGVKIVSQEDNTIELEVNGTSYSVKMKEEIKTRKTPTLVRKPSSAAPVEPVKVNPSSSAKTKISAPIPGVILSLNVKVGDTIKENDLLLVLEAMKMENNIVSEKSGVVTAVNVAVGQQVLQGEVLIELE, encoded by the coding sequence ATGAAAAATTTCACATTTAAAATAAACGAGAACAGTTATGGTGTTAAAATTGTTTCTCAAGAAGATAACACTATAGAGTTGGAAGTTAACGGAACAAGTTATTCCGTTAAAATGAAAGAAGAAATAAAAACACGAAAAACACCAACATTAGTTCGTAAGCCTTCTAGTGCAGCACCAGTTGAACCTGTTAAAGTGAACCCAAGCTCTTCAGCAAAAACAAAAATTTCAGCACCAATTCCAGGTGTTATTTTATCTCTAAATGTAAAAGTTGGCGATACCATTAAAGAGAACGATTTATTATTAGTTCTTGAGGCTATGAAAATGGAGAACAATATTGTTTCAGAAAAATCTGGAGTTGTTACGGCTGTAAATGTAGCTGTAGGACAGCAAGTTCTTCAAGGCGAAGTATTGATAGAATTAGAATAA
- a CDS encoding OadG family protein, whose product MKNLLLYIDTLSEGYVILATGLTIVFSGLLLLTLVFKYGLPTMLYVYKIISKGPDKKVKEISPKVNQEFTGEIAAAISVAIHMYLNERHDHENAILTIKQARKLYSPWSSKIYGAYTNRF is encoded by the coding sequence ATGAAAAACTTACTATTATATATCGATACATTAAGCGAAGGATATGTTATTCTGGCTACAGGTTTAACCATTGTTTTTAGCGGATTATTGCTTTTAACTTTGGTTTTTAAATATGGATTGCCAACGATGCTTTATGTCTATAAAATAATTTCTAAAGGACCAGATAAAAAAGTTAAAGAGATTTCTCCAAAAGTAAATCAAGAATTTACAGGAGAAATAGCAGCAGCAATATCGGTAGCTATTCATATGTATTTAAATGAACGACATGATCATGAAAATGCCATTTTAACTATCAAACAAGCTCGTAAATTATATTCTCCTTGGAGTTCTAAAATATATGGAGCATATACAAATAGATTTTAG
- a CDS encoding acyl-CoA carboxylase subunit beta has protein sequence MTNQDKINELIEKRAKAKMGGGEKRIDSQHAKGKLTARERIDILLDDDSFEEFDMFVTHRTKSFGLDKQIYLSDGVVTGHGTIDGRIVYIFAQDFTVFGGSLSETYALKICKVMDMAMKIGVPVIGLNDSGGARIQEGVRSLAGYAEIFQRNIMASGVIPQISSILGPCAGGAVYSPALTDFTIMTDKTSYMFVTGPKVVQAVTGEVVTTEQLGGATVHSTKSGVSHFLAEDDEENLILIRKLLSYLPSNNLEDPPTITTSDPIDRLDDVLNTIVPENANQPYDILDVISTITDNGEFLEVHRNYARNIVVGFARFNGRSVGIVANQPKYYAGVLDCESSRKAARFVRFCDGFNIPIVTLVDVPGFLPGTGQEYAGIILHGAKLLFAYGEATVPKVTITLRKSYGGAHDVMSCKQLRGDLNYAWPTAEIAVMGAKGAVEVLEGSNIRKIEDAEEKQHFIEEKETEYNTKFANPYVAAKYGFIDDVIEPRNTRFRIIRALELLANKKEVNPPKKHSNIPL, from the coding sequence ATGACAAATCAAGATAAAATAAACGAACTCATTGAGAAAAGAGCTAAAGCAAAGATGGGAGGCGGTGAAAAACGTATAGACTCTCAGCATGCTAAAGGGAAATTAACAGCTCGTGAAAGAATTGATATTCTTTTAGATGATGACAGTTTTGAAGAGTTTGATATGTTTGTTACCCATAGAACAAAATCATTTGGTTTAGATAAACAAATTTATCTTTCAGATGGTGTTGTAACAGGGCATGGAACTATTGATGGTAGAATTGTGTACATTTTTGCGCAAGATTTTACGGTATTTGGTGGTTCGCTTTCAGAAACCTATGCGTTGAAAATTTGTAAAGTTATGGATATGGCAATGAAAATTGGTGTACCAGTAATCGGACTTAATGATAGTGGGGGAGCACGTATACAAGAGGGTGTAAGATCACTTGCTGGATATGCAGAGATTTTTCAAAGAAATATTATGGCATCTGGTGTTATTCCTCAAATATCTTCCATTTTAGGACCTTGTGCCGGGGGAGCGGTTTATTCGCCTGCTTTAACCGATTTTACCATTATGACCGATAAAACGAGTTACATGTTTGTAACGGGGCCAAAAGTTGTACAGGCGGTAACAGGAGAAGTTGTAACTACCGAACAATTGGGAGGGGCAACAGTGCATTCTACAAAATCTGGAGTGTCTCACTTTTTAGCAGAAGATGATGAAGAAAACTTAATACTTATTAGAAAACTATTAAGCTACTTACCTTCAAATAATCTTGAAGATCCACCAACTATAACAACATCTGATCCTATTGATAGATTAGATGATGTTTTAAACACTATTGTTCCAGAAAATGCCAATCAGCCTTATGATATTTTAGATGTTATTTCAACAATAACGGATAATGGCGAGTTTTTAGAAGTTCATAGAAATTACGCTCGTAATATCGTTGTTGGTTTTGCTCGTTTTAATGGACGATCGGTTGGTATCGTTGCCAATCAACCTAAATATTACGCAGGTGTTTTAGATTGTGAATCGTCTAGAAAAGCAGCCAGATTTGTTCGTTTTTGCGACGGATTTAATATTCCTATTGTTACGTTAGTAGATGTACCTGGGTTTTTACCAGGAACAGGACAAGAGTATGCGGGTATTATTCTACATGGAGCAAAACTGTTATTTGCTTATGGAGAAGCCACGGTGCCTAAAGTAACAATCACGCTTCGTAAATCATACGGTGGTGCTCATGATGTTATGAGTTGTAAGCAATTAAGAGGTGACTTAAATTATGCATGGCCAACAGCAGAAATTGCTGTAATGGGAGCTAAAGGCGCTGTTGAAGTTTTAGAAGGATCTAATATTCGTAAAATTGAAGATGCCGAAGAAAAACAACATTTCATTGAAGAAAAAGAAACTGAATATAACACCAAGTTTGCTAATCCTTATGTAGCGGCTAAGTATGGTTTTATTGATGACGTTATTGAACCAAGAAATACAAGGTTTAGAATCATTAGAGCTTTAGAATTATTAGCTAATAAGAAAGAGGTAAATCCTCCTAAGAAACATTCAAATATTCCATTGTAA
- the mce gene encoding methylmalonyl-CoA epimerase, translating to MNISHIEHLGIAVDSLEESIKYYEDILGMKCYSVEEVADQKVKTAFFLVGNTKIELLESTSPDGPIGKFIAKRGQGIHHIAFAVDSANAALKLADERGVTLIDKKSRKGAEGLNIGFLHPKSTLGVLTELCSKQE from the coding sequence ATGAATATTTCACATATAGAACACCTAGGAATTGCTGTCGATAGTTTAGAAGAATCCATCAAGTATTATGAAGACATTTTAGGAATGAAATGTTATTCTGTAGAAGAGGTTGCAGATCAAAAAGTGAAAACTGCCTTTTTCTTAGTTGGTAATACAAAAATTGAATTATTAGAAAGTACTTCACCCGATGGACCTATTGGTAAATTCATTGCTAAAAGAGGTCAAGGAATTCATCATATAGCATTTGCAGTAGATAGTGCCAATGCAGCTTTAAAGTTGGCAGATGAGCGCGGGGTAACACTTATTGATAAAAAATCTAGAAAAGGTGCTGAAGGATTAAATATTGGTTTCCTGCATCCAAAGTCAACATTGGGCGTGCTAACAGAACTTTGTTCAAAACAAGAATAA
- a CDS encoding mannosyltransferase: MLLNATFFKLNRTPLLIVLASFLFYISFAYDLLRTDYLKLMMLFGALFFLFYKLIHFFKSNITFLTYLAFGFRAVFILAIPNLSQDFYRFIWDGRMILEGFNPYLYNVESFISKQIFPVAQAQDLYAGMGALNASHFTNYPPINQLCFVIAGLFSGKSILGSVIVIRLLIILADFGTLYFGKKLLKKLNLPVYNIFWYILNPFIIIELTGNLHFEGVMIFFLVWSIYLLHIEKWSWAAVVLALSISTKLIPLLFLPLFYQWFMKRNDRKWIPAFAGMTKLISFYGIIAIITLLLFLPFYSSEFIDNYTQTITLWFQKFEFNASLYYIAREIGYIFRGYNEIAVIGKILALLVVLFTLSISFFRKNKTTVELITAMLLVLSFYYFTATTLHPWYIATLLILSVFTKYKFPLVWSFIIILSYLAYINVNKQDKSENLWIIAFEYAIVYGVFIWEMFYKKKLPKKELHLKI; the protein is encoded by the coding sequence ATGCTTTTAAATGCTACTTTTTTTAAACTAAACAGGACGCCCTTACTTATAGTTTTGGCAAGTTTTCTGTTCTATATATCTTTTGCTTATGACTTATTACGTACCGATTATCTGAAATTAATGATGCTTTTTGGAGCCTTATTTTTTTTATTTTATAAGCTGATTCACTTTTTTAAAAGCAACATCACCTTTTTAACCTATCTTGCTTTTGGTTTTAGAGCTGTTTTTATTTTAGCAATCCCCAATTTATCACAAGATTTTTATCGTTTTATTTGGGATGGAAGGATGATTTTAGAGGGTTTTAACCCTTATCTTTATAATGTAGAATCGTTTATTTCTAAACAGATTTTTCCCGTTGCACAAGCCCAAGATCTATACGCAGGAATGGGCGCTTTAAATGCGAGTCATTTTACAAACTATCCGCCCATAAACCAATTATGTTTTGTTATTGCTGGTTTGTTTTCTGGTAAGAGTATTTTAGGTTCTGTAATCGTTATTAGATTACTGATTATTTTGGCTGATTTTGGTACACTCTACTTTGGGAAAAAACTTTTAAAAAAACTCAACCTTCCTGTTTATAATATATTCTGGTATATTTTAAATCCATTTATAATTATTGAACTCACAGGTAATCTTCATTTTGAAGGGGTTATGATTTTCTTTTTAGTTTGGAGTATTTATCTTCTACACATTGAGAAATGGTCATGGGCTGCTGTAGTTTTAGCGTTGTCTATTTCAACAAAATTGATTCCTTTACTATTTTTGCCTTTGTTTTATCAGTGGTTTATGAAACGTAATGATAGAAAATGGATTCCTGCCTTCGCAGGAATGACAAAACTTATTAGCTTTTATGGTATTATTGCCATTATAACCCTACTATTATTTCTGCCTTTTTATTCTTCAGAATTTATAGATAACTATACACAAACTATTACACTATGGTTTCAAAAATTTGAATTTAATGCTAGCCTATATTATATTGCTAGAGAAATAGGATATATCTTTAGAGGCTATAACGAAATTGCTGTTATTGGTAAAATACTAGCACTTTTGGTCGTTCTATTTACACTTAGTATTAGCTTCTTCAGAAAAAACAAAACAACTGTAGAACTAATTACTGCGATGTTGCTGGTTTTAAGCTTTTATTACTTTACAGCCACAACATTACACCCATGGTATATTGCCACGCTTTTAATTTTATCGGTGTTTACAAAATATAAATTTCCGCTGGTCTGGAGCTTTATAATTATACTGAGTTATCTGGCCTATATAAATGTTAATAAACAAGATAAATCTGAAAACCTATGGATTATCGCTTTTGAGTATGCAATCGTATATGGCGTATTTATTTGGGAAATGTTTTATAAAAAAAAGCTCCCGAAAAAGGAGCTTCATTTAAAAATATAA
- a CDS encoding bifunctional GNAT family N-acetyltransferase/carbon-nitrogen hydrolase family protein yields MDAKKIENIELKYLTVDDFEDLKTATLESYAGVLNSYWKKHHIEDLTSMFPEGQVIIKIDGDIAGCALSLIVDYDSIDDEHTYEDIIGGESFKNHHADGDVLYGIDVFIKPQYRGLRLGRRLYDYRKEVCENLNLKGIVFGGRMPNYHKHKELTPKEYIEKVKRKEIHDPVLNFQISNDFHPVRVLKNYLEGDTASNEYAVLMEWDNIYYTKPRKKASTVKTIVRLGLIQWQMRPYKGLDDLMQQVEYFIDSVAAYRSDFAVFPEFFNAPLMAEFNHLHEPDAIRELAKFTETIINKLKQLSISYNINIISGSMPEVVDDKLYNVGYLCRRDGSFERYEKIHVTPDEAKVWGMQRGNKLKTFETDCGKIGILICYDSEFPELARLLADEGMDILFIPFLTDTQNGYSRVRLCAQARAIENECYVAISGSVGNLPNVNNMDIQYAQSAVFTPCDFSFPSNGIKAEATTNTEMILVADVDLSLLRELHSFGAVKNLKDRRKDFYDVIRVK; encoded by the coding sequence ATGGACGCAAAAAAAATTGAAAATATAGAACTTAAGTACCTAACTGTTGATGATTTTGAAGATTTAAAAACAGCAACATTAGAGTCTTATGCAGGTGTGCTTAATTCCTACTGGAAAAAGCACCATATTGAAGATTTAACCTCAATGTTTCCAGAAGGACAGGTTATTATTAAAATAGATGGAGATATAGCAGGATGCGCATTGTCGCTTATTGTAGATTATGATAGTATTGATGATGAACATACTTATGAAGATATTATAGGCGGAGAGTCCTTTAAAAATCATCATGCAGATGGCGATGTATTATATGGTATCGATGTCTTTATAAAACCACAATACCGAGGTTTACGATTAGGAAGACGGCTATATGATTATAGAAAAGAAGTCTGTGAAAACCTAAATTTGAAAGGTATTGTTTTTGGAGGTAGAATGCCTAATTATCATAAGCATAAAGAATTAACACCAAAGGAATATATTGAAAAGGTAAAGCGTAAAGAAATTCATGACCCCGTTTTAAATTTTCAAATTTCTAACGATTTTCATCCTGTACGTGTTTTAAAGAATTATTTAGAAGGTGATACGGCATCTAATGAATATGCTGTTTTAATGGAATGGGATAATATTTATTATACTAAACCTAGAAAAAAAGCAAGTACGGTAAAAACTATAGTAAGACTTGGTTTGATACAATGGCAAATGCGACCTTATAAAGGTTTAGACGATTTAATGCAGCAAGTAGAATACTTTATTGACAGTGTCGCTGCATACAGATCAGATTTCGCTGTATTTCCAGAGTTTTTTAATGCGCCTTTAATGGCTGAATTTAATCATTTACACGAGCCAGATGCTATTAGAGAATTAGCAAAATTTACAGAAACTATAATTAATAAACTTAAGCAGTTATCTATATCATATAATATTAATATTATTTCAGGTAGTATGCCAGAGGTCGTTGACGATAAATTGTATAATGTAGGCTATTTATGTAGAAGAGATGGTAGTTTTGAGCGGTATGAGAAAATACACGTTACTCCAGATGAAGCCAAAGTTTGGGGTATGCAACGCGGAAATAAACTTAAAACTTTTGAAACGGATTGTGGTAAAATAGGGATACTTATTTGTTATGATTCAGAATTTCCCGAATTAGCTCGTTTATTAGCTGATGAAGGTATGGATATATTATTTATTCCTTTTTTAACCGATACTCAAAATGGCTATTCACGTGTGCGTTTATGTGCACAAGCAAGAGCCATAGAAAATGAATGTTATGTAGCCATATCTGGAAGCGTTGGTAATTTACCTAATGTAAATAATATGGATATTCAATATGCACAATCGGCAGTATTTACGCCTTGTGATTTCTCATTTCCTAGTAATGGTATTAAAGCAGAAGCCACAACAAATACCGAAATGATATTAGTTGCCGATGTAGATTTAAGTTTGTTAAGAGAACTTCACTCGTTTGGAGCTGTTAAAAATTTAAAAGATAGAAGAAAAGATTTTTATGATGTTATTCGTGTAAAATAA